In Vibrio bathopelagicus, the following are encoded in one genomic region:
- a CDS encoding alanyl-tRNA editing protein, whose protein sequence is MTISDLITSAQAITPTITQFCHQAWQLNAKALYVESNDSQSYLITDVTPFHPVSHIWPDHPADRGFVSVNGEQYIVEGCLVGAVEQSTGKLSIAADIPVKRDTEGWAFVVVHQLPASASMINIGDEVELSVDKEYQASLSRGHSAGHIAFLALNKVLAESYWRKDADRKDPLGSYDFNSYAQVTSFVTPELCTDKYRLGKTLKKRGLNVADMLANLKGVEADINQMIAGWLAESTSVAMRLEGEALTDSRYWEWQLNADTLVSIPCGGTHIENTSELKALSVKLTQLDDQHIEMLTHVIR, encoded by the coding sequence ATGACAATTAGCGATTTGATTACATCTGCGCAAGCAATCACACCAACCATCACTCAATTCTGTCATCAGGCTTGGCAACTTAATGCGAAAGCGCTTTATGTTGAGAGCAATGATAGTCAGAGCTACTTGATTACCGATGTGACGCCTTTTCACCCTGTTAGTCATATTTGGCCCGATCACCCAGCAGACCGAGGCTTTGTCAGCGTAAATGGTGAACAGTATATTGTGGAAGGTTGCCTTGTTGGTGCAGTAGAACAATCCACTGGAAAACTTTCTATCGCAGCAGATATCCCTGTTAAGCGTGATACGGAAGGGTGGGCGTTTGTGGTTGTTCACCAACTACCGGCATCGGCTTCTATGATTAATATTGGCGATGAAGTTGAGTTATCGGTTGATAAAGAGTACCAAGCAAGCTTGAGCCGTGGACATAGTGCTGGTCATATCGCTTTCTTAGCGTTGAATAAAGTATTGGCTGAGAGTTACTGGCGTAAAGATGCGGATAGAAAAGACCCACTTGGTAGTTACGATTTCAATAGCTATGCGCAAGTCACCAGCTTTGTGACCCCAGAACTATGCACCGACAAGTATCGTTTGGGCAAAACCTTGAAGAAACGCGGTTTGAACGTCGCAGACATGCTAGCAAACCTTAAAGGGGTTGAAGCCGACATTAATCAAATGATTGCAGGCTGGCTAGCAGAGTCTACTTCAGTCGCAATGAGACTGGAAGGCGAGGCATTAACGGACTCTCGTTACTGGGAATGGCAGCTTAATGCAGACACTCTCGTGTCTATTCCGTGTGGTGGTACTCACATTGAGAATACGTCAGAGCTTAAGGCATTATCGGTTAAGCTAACCCAGTTAGATGACCAACATATTGAAATGCTGACGCATGTAATTCGATGA
- a CDS encoding zinc ribbon domain-containing protein, whose translation MSENICPKCQSELGWDGKYHCENCQAHFTKVGFCPECSSQLEKLQACGAASYFCNSDCNELKSKSRVRFEFEVSIENDQ comes from the coding sequence ATGAGTGAAAATATCTGCCCTAAGTGTCAGTCAGAGCTAGGTTGGGATGGCAAGTATCACTGTGAAAATTGTCAGGCTCACTTTACTAAAGTTGGATTTTGCCCTGAGTGCAGCAGCCAATTAGAGAAGCTTCAAGCCTGTGGTGCCGCGAGCTATTTTTGTAATAGTGATTGCAACGAGCTCAAGTCGAAGTCGCGAGTGCGTTTTGAGTTTGAAGTTTCAATTGAAAATGACCAGTAA
- a CDS encoding sensor domain-containing diguanylate cyclase: MEQQFLLEGHRAVNSLLRKLALGMDRKDLNHKIIQLTEQLFGQRMASILLLNSESKTLHLEYAPNLPDFYNQQIEGVGIGVGIGSCGEAAALKKAVMVSNINEHPNWAPFLALTNQANLHACWSVPIISSHGHVLGTFAIYSQYVSEPHESELEILDLLASLYSVALEKYELENQLNFFANRDSLTHCLNRRALFNEAEKVLAKRCFAQKVMACLFVDVDKFKSINDTYGHSFGDDVLLAVAKVLDEATSACAKIGRYGGDEFVVFSCFDDQKSVFNFYHNLEKALEQALYINGVQFSVSVGLACEEEPQGLEQLIAQADKNMYQIKQAKSQQ, encoded by the coding sequence ATGGAACAACAATTTTTATTAGAAGGCCACCGAGCAGTCAACAGTTTGCTTCGGAAGCTTGCTCTTGGGATGGATCGTAAGGATTTAAACCATAAGATCATTCAGCTTACCGAGCAGCTTTTTGGCCAACGTATGGCTTCAATATTATTGCTCAACTCTGAGTCAAAGACTTTACACCTAGAATATGCCCCGAACTTGCCTGATTTTTATAATCAGCAGATCGAGGGGGTGGGGATTGGTGTAGGGATTGGTTCTTGTGGCGAGGCGGCTGCGCTTAAGAAAGCGGTTATGGTCTCCAATATAAATGAACACCCTAATTGGGCTCCTTTCTTAGCGCTGACTAATCAAGCTAACCTTCATGCTTGTTGGTCGGTGCCAATTATCTCGTCACATGGTCATGTATTAGGGACGTTTGCAATTTACAGTCAGTATGTCTCTGAACCGCATGAATCTGAGCTAGAAATCTTGGATTTGTTGGCTTCTTTGTATTCAGTCGCATTGGAAAAGTACGAGTTGGAAAACCAACTTAACTTCTTTGCCAATCGCGATTCTCTTACTCATTGTTTGAATCGCCGCGCATTGTTTAACGAAGCCGAAAAGGTCTTAGCCAAGCGATGCTTTGCGCAAAAGGTTATGGCATGCCTATTTGTCGACGTCGATAAATTCAAATCGATAAATGACACCTATGGTCATAGTTTCGGTGATGATGTGCTGTTAGCGGTTGCAAAAGTCCTTGATGAGGCGACCTCAGCATGTGCCAAGATAGGTCGTTATGGTGGCGATGAGTTTGTGGTATTTTCTTGTTTTGATGATCAAAAAAGCGTATTTAACTTTTACCACAACTTAGAAAAGGCACTAGAACAAGCGCTTTACATTAACGGTGTACAGTTTTCGGTAAGTGTTGGACTTGCTTGTGAAGAAGAGCCTCAAGGATTAGAACAGTTGATTGCACAAGCTGATAAGAACATGTATCAAATCAAGCAAGCTAAGTCTCAGCAGTAG